In a single window of the Lagenorhynchus albirostris chromosome 19, mLagAlb1.1, whole genome shotgun sequence genome:
- the PPP2R1A gene encoding serine/threonine-protein phosphatase 2A 65 kDa regulatory subunit A alpha isoform isoform X3 yields MFSFASTASRSCPPSPWPSGLKGPAVSFCPSLQPPLESLATVEETVVRDKAVESLRAISHEHSPSDLEAHFVPLVKRLAGGDWFTSRTSACGLFSVCYPRVSSAVKAELRQYFRNLCSDDTPMVRRAAASKLGEFAKVLELDNVKSEIIPMFSNLASDEQDSVRLLAVEACVNIAQLLPQEDLEALVMPTLRQAAEDKSWRVRYMVADKFTELQKAVGPEITKTDLVPAFQNLMKDCEAEVRAAASHKVKEFCENLSADCRENVIMTQILPCIKELVSDANQHVKSALASVIMGLSPILGKDNTIEHLLPLFLAQLKDECPEVRLNIISNLDCVNEVIGIRQLSQSLLPAIVELAEDAKWRVRLAIIEYMPLLAGQLGVEFFDEKLNSLCMAWLVDHVYAIREAATSNLKKLVEKFGKEWAHATIIPKVLAMSGDPNYLHRMTTLFCINVLSEVCGQDITTKHMLPTVLRMAGDPVANVRFNVAKSLQKIGPILDNSTLQSEVKPILEKLTQDQDVDVKYFAQEALTDNNKCSVRMWR; encoded by the exons CTTCGCCTCAACAGCATCAAGAAGCTGTCCACCATCGCCTTGGCCCTCGGGGTTGAAAGGACCCGCAGTGAGCTTCTGCCCTTCCTTACAG CCACCCCTGGAGTCGCTGGCCACGGTGGAGGAAACCGTGGTGCGGGACAAGGCGGTGGAGTCCCTGCGGGCCATCTCGCACGAGCACTCGCCCTCCGACCTTGAGGCCCACTTCGTGCCGCTCGTGAAGCGGCTGGCGGGCGGCGACTGGTTCACCTCCCGCACGTCGGCCTGCGGCCTCTTCTCCGTCTGCTACCCCCGCGTGTCCAGTGCCGTCAAGGCGGAACTTCGACA GTACTTCCGGAACCTGTGCTCAGATGACACCCCCATGGTGCGGCGGGCCGCAGCCTCCAAGCTGGGGGAGTTCGCCAAGGTGCTGGAGCTGGACAACGTCAAGAGCGAGATCATCCCCATGTTCTCCAACCTGGCCTCTGACGAGCAG GACTCGGTGCGGCTGCTAGCGGTGGAGGCGTGTGTGAACATCGCCCAGCTCCTACCCCAGGAGGATCTGGAGGCCCTGGTGATGCCCACCCTGCGCCAGGCTGCTGAGGACAAGTCCTGGCGCGTCCGATACATGGTGGCCGACAAGTTCACAGAG CTCCAGAAAGCGGTGGGGCCTGAGATCACCAAGACGGACCTGGTCCCTGCCTTCCAGAACCTGATGAAAGACTGTGAGGCCGAGGTGAGGGCCGCAGCCTCCCACAAGGTCAAAG AATTCTGTGAAAATCTCTCAGCTGACTGTCGGGAGAATGTGATCATGACCCAGATCTTGCCCTGCATCAAG GAGCTGGTGTCAGACGCCAACCAACATGTCAAGTCAGCCCTGGCCTCAGTCATCATGGGCCTCTCTCCCATCTTGGGCAAAGACAACACCATCGAGCACCTCCTGCCCCTCTTCCTGGCTCAGCTGAAGGATGAG TGCCCGGAGGTGCGGCTGAACATCATCTCCAACCTGGACTGCGTAAACGAGGTGATTGGCATCCGGCAGCTGTCCCAGTCCCTGCTTCCCGCCATTGTGGAGCTGGCTGAGGATGCCAAGTGGCGAGTGCGGCTGGCCATCATTGAGTACATGCCTCTGCTGGCTGGACAGCTG GGGGTGGAGTTCTTCGATGAGAAGCTCAACTCCTTGTGCATGGCCTGGCTTGTAGATCATG TCTATGCCATCCGCGAGGCGGCCACCAGCAACCTGAAGAAACTGGTGGAGAAGTTTGGGAAGGAGTGGGCCCATGCTACTATCATCCCCAAGGTCTTGGCCATGTCTGGGGACCCCAACTACCTGCACCGCATGACTACGCTCTTCTGCATCAAT GTACTGTCTGAGGTCTGTGGGCAGGACATCACCACCAAGCACATGCTGCCCACAGTGCTGCGTATGGCTGGGGACCCCGTCGCCAATGTCCGCTTCAACGTGGCCAAGTCCCTACAGAAGATAGGGCCCATCCTGGACAACAG CACACTGCAGAGTGAAGTCAAGCCCATCCTAGAGAAGCTGACCCAGGACCAGGACGTGGACGTCAAGTACTTTGCCCAGGAGGCTCTGACTG
- the PPP2R1A gene encoding serine/threonine-protein phosphatase 2A 65 kDa regulatory subunit A alpha isoform isoform X2: protein MAAADGDDSLYPIAVLIDELRNEDVQLRLNSIKKLSTIALALGVERTRSELLPFLTDTIYDEDEVLLALAEQLGTFTTLVGGPEYVHCLLPPLESLATVEETVVRDKAVESLRAISHEHSPSDLEAHFVPLVKRLAGGDWFTSRTSACGLFSVCYPRVSSAVKAELRQYFRNLCSDDTPMVRRAAASKLGEFAKVLELDNVKSEIIPMFSNLASDEQDSVRLLAVEACVNIAQLLPQEDLEALVMPTLRQAAEDKSWRVRYMVADKFTELQKAVGPEITKTDLVPAFQNLMKDCEAEVRAAASHKVKEFCENLSADCRENVIMTQILPCIKELVSDANQHVKSALASVIMGLSPILGKDNTIEHLLPLFLAQLKDECPEVRLNIISNLDCVNEVIGIRQLSQSLLPAIVELAEDAKWRVRLAIIEYMPLLAGQLGVEFFDEKLNSLCMAWLVDHVYAIREAATSNLKKLVEKFGKEWAHATIIPKVLAMSGDPNYLHRMTTLFCINVLSEVCGQDITTKHMLPTVLRMAGDPVANVRFNVAKSLQKIGPILDNSTLQSEVKPILEKLTQDQDVDVKYFAQEALTVLSLA from the exons CTTCGCCTCAACAGCATCAAGAAGCTGTCCACCATCGCCTTGGCCCTCGGGGTTGAAAGGACCCGCAGTGAGCTTCTGCCCTTCCTTACAG ACACCATCTACGATGAGGATGAGGTCCTCTTGGCCCTGGCGGAACAGCTGGGCACCTTCACCACTCTGGTCGGAGGCCCTGAGTACGTGCACTGCCTGCTG CCACCCCTGGAGTCGCTGGCCACGGTGGAGGAAACCGTGGTGCGGGACAAGGCGGTGGAGTCCCTGCGGGCCATCTCGCACGAGCACTCGCCCTCCGACCTTGAGGCCCACTTCGTGCCGCTCGTGAAGCGGCTGGCGGGCGGCGACTGGTTCACCTCCCGCACGTCGGCCTGCGGCCTCTTCTCCGTCTGCTACCCCCGCGTGTCCAGTGCCGTCAAGGCGGAACTTCGACA GTACTTCCGGAACCTGTGCTCAGATGACACCCCCATGGTGCGGCGGGCCGCAGCCTCCAAGCTGGGGGAGTTCGCCAAGGTGCTGGAGCTGGACAACGTCAAGAGCGAGATCATCCCCATGTTCTCCAACCTGGCCTCTGACGAGCAG GACTCGGTGCGGCTGCTAGCGGTGGAGGCGTGTGTGAACATCGCCCAGCTCCTACCCCAGGAGGATCTGGAGGCCCTGGTGATGCCCACCCTGCGCCAGGCTGCTGAGGACAAGTCCTGGCGCGTCCGATACATGGTGGCCGACAAGTTCACAGAG CTCCAGAAAGCGGTGGGGCCTGAGATCACCAAGACGGACCTGGTCCCTGCCTTCCAGAACCTGATGAAAGACTGTGAGGCCGAGGTGAGGGCCGCAGCCTCCCACAAGGTCAAAG AATTCTGTGAAAATCTCTCAGCTGACTGTCGGGAGAATGTGATCATGACCCAGATCTTGCCCTGCATCAAG GAGCTGGTGTCAGACGCCAACCAACATGTCAAGTCAGCCCTGGCCTCAGTCATCATGGGCCTCTCTCCCATCTTGGGCAAAGACAACACCATCGAGCACCTCCTGCCCCTCTTCCTGGCTCAGCTGAAGGATGAG TGCCCGGAGGTGCGGCTGAACATCATCTCCAACCTGGACTGCGTAAACGAGGTGATTGGCATCCGGCAGCTGTCCCAGTCCCTGCTTCCCGCCATTGTGGAGCTGGCTGAGGATGCCAAGTGGCGAGTGCGGCTGGCCATCATTGAGTACATGCCTCTGCTGGCTGGACAGCTG GGGGTGGAGTTCTTCGATGAGAAGCTCAACTCCTTGTGCATGGCCTGGCTTGTAGATCATG TCTATGCCATCCGCGAGGCGGCCACCAGCAACCTGAAGAAACTGGTGGAGAAGTTTGGGAAGGAGTGGGCCCATGCTACTATCATCCCCAAGGTCTTGGCCATGTCTGGGGACCCCAACTACCTGCACCGCATGACTACGCTCTTCTGCATCAAT GTACTGTCTGAGGTCTGTGGGCAGGACATCACCACCAAGCACATGCTGCCCACAGTGCTGCGTATGGCTGGGGACCCCGTCGCCAATGTCCGCTTCAACGTGGCCAAGTCCCTACAGAAGATAGGGCCCATCCTGGACAACAG CACACTGCAGAGTGAAGTCAAGCCCATCCTAGAGAAGCTGACCCAGGACCAGGACGTGGACGTCAAGTACTTTGCCCAGGAGGCTCTGACTG TTCTGTCTCTCGCCTGA
- the PPP2R1A gene encoding serine/threonine-protein phosphatase 2A 65 kDa regulatory subunit A alpha isoform isoform X1, whose amino-acid sequence MAAADGDDSLYPIAVLIDELRNEDVQLRLNSIKKLSTIALALGVERTRSELLPFLTDTIYDEDEVLLALAEQLGTFTTLVGGPEYVHCLLPPLESLATVEETVVRDKAVESLRAISHEHSPSDLEAHFVPLVKRLAGGDWFTSRTSACGLFSVCYPRVSSAVKAELRQYFRNLCSDDTPMVRRAAASKLGEFAKVLELDNVKSEIIPMFSNLASDEQDSVRLLAVEACVNIAQLLPQEDLEALVMPTLRQAAEDKSWRVRYMVADKFTELQKAVGPEITKTDLVPAFQNLMKDCEAEVRAAASHKVKEFCENLSADCRENVIMTQILPCIKELVSDANQHVKSALASVIMGLSPILGKDNTIEHLLPLFLAQLKDECPEVRLNIISNLDCVNEVIGIRQLSQSLLPAIVELAEDAKWRVRLAIIEYMPLLAGQLGVEFFDEKLNSLCMAWLVDHVYAIREAATSNLKKLVEKFGKEWAHATIIPKVLAMSGDPNYLHRMTTLFCINVLSEVCGQDITTKHMLPTVLRMAGDPVANVRFNVAKSLQKIGPILDNSTLQSEVKPILEKLTQDQDVDVKYFAQEALTDNNKCSVRMWR is encoded by the exons CTTCGCCTCAACAGCATCAAGAAGCTGTCCACCATCGCCTTGGCCCTCGGGGTTGAAAGGACCCGCAGTGAGCTTCTGCCCTTCCTTACAG ACACCATCTACGATGAGGATGAGGTCCTCTTGGCCCTGGCGGAACAGCTGGGCACCTTCACCACTCTGGTCGGAGGCCCTGAGTACGTGCACTGCCTGCTG CCACCCCTGGAGTCGCTGGCCACGGTGGAGGAAACCGTGGTGCGGGACAAGGCGGTGGAGTCCCTGCGGGCCATCTCGCACGAGCACTCGCCCTCCGACCTTGAGGCCCACTTCGTGCCGCTCGTGAAGCGGCTGGCGGGCGGCGACTGGTTCACCTCCCGCACGTCGGCCTGCGGCCTCTTCTCCGTCTGCTACCCCCGCGTGTCCAGTGCCGTCAAGGCGGAACTTCGACA GTACTTCCGGAACCTGTGCTCAGATGACACCCCCATGGTGCGGCGGGCCGCAGCCTCCAAGCTGGGGGAGTTCGCCAAGGTGCTGGAGCTGGACAACGTCAAGAGCGAGATCATCCCCATGTTCTCCAACCTGGCCTCTGACGAGCAG GACTCGGTGCGGCTGCTAGCGGTGGAGGCGTGTGTGAACATCGCCCAGCTCCTACCCCAGGAGGATCTGGAGGCCCTGGTGATGCCCACCCTGCGCCAGGCTGCTGAGGACAAGTCCTGGCGCGTCCGATACATGGTGGCCGACAAGTTCACAGAG CTCCAGAAAGCGGTGGGGCCTGAGATCACCAAGACGGACCTGGTCCCTGCCTTCCAGAACCTGATGAAAGACTGTGAGGCCGAGGTGAGGGCCGCAGCCTCCCACAAGGTCAAAG AATTCTGTGAAAATCTCTCAGCTGACTGTCGGGAGAATGTGATCATGACCCAGATCTTGCCCTGCATCAAG GAGCTGGTGTCAGACGCCAACCAACATGTCAAGTCAGCCCTGGCCTCAGTCATCATGGGCCTCTCTCCCATCTTGGGCAAAGACAACACCATCGAGCACCTCCTGCCCCTCTTCCTGGCTCAGCTGAAGGATGAG TGCCCGGAGGTGCGGCTGAACATCATCTCCAACCTGGACTGCGTAAACGAGGTGATTGGCATCCGGCAGCTGTCCCAGTCCCTGCTTCCCGCCATTGTGGAGCTGGCTGAGGATGCCAAGTGGCGAGTGCGGCTGGCCATCATTGAGTACATGCCTCTGCTGGCTGGACAGCTG GGGGTGGAGTTCTTCGATGAGAAGCTCAACTCCTTGTGCATGGCCTGGCTTGTAGATCATG TCTATGCCATCCGCGAGGCGGCCACCAGCAACCTGAAGAAACTGGTGGAGAAGTTTGGGAAGGAGTGGGCCCATGCTACTATCATCCCCAAGGTCTTGGCCATGTCTGGGGACCCCAACTACCTGCACCGCATGACTACGCTCTTCTGCATCAAT GTACTGTCTGAGGTCTGTGGGCAGGACATCACCACCAAGCACATGCTGCCCACAGTGCTGCGTATGGCTGGGGACCCCGTCGCCAATGTCCGCTTCAACGTGGCCAAGTCCCTACAGAAGATAGGGCCCATCCTGGACAACAG CACACTGCAGAGTGAAGTCAAGCCCATCCTAGAGAAGCTGACCCAGGACCAGGACGTGGACGTCAAGTACTTTGCCCAGGAGGCTCTGACTG